In one window of Episyrphus balteatus chromosome 3, idEpiBalt1.1, whole genome shotgun sequence DNA:
- the LOC129914580 gene encoding uncharacterized protein LOC129914580: MSLTNGKKSEFNNITENNLNRIHNTVSKVGYSDGITDGRESVFQNGFDTGYENGLATGFELAKYKAFYEVMNKSTSASENLKSEADIYDHLEIPIPTDKSHFMGNGEEVSSLSQQQKNYLNEKTTLFAKDLPIATNLFSR, from the exons aTGTCACTCACCAATGGAAAAAAATCAGAATTCAATAATATCaccgaaaataatttaaatcgaATTCACAACACCGTATCAAAG gttggtTATTCTGATGGTATAACAGATGGCCGGGAAAGTGTATTCCAAAATGGTTTTGATACTGGCTATGAAAATGGACTTGCAACCGGTTTTGAATTAGCAAAATACAAGGCATTTTATGAAGTCATGAACAAGAGTACTTCTGCTTCAGAGAATCTAAAATCTGAAGCTGATATCTATGACCACCTTGAAATTCCCATTCCAACTGACAAGTCACATTTCATGGGAAATGGTGAAGAAGTATCATCTCTCTCCCAACAACAAAAGaactatttaaatgaaaaaacaacTCTATTCGCCAAGGACTTGCCTATCGCTACTAATTTATTCT